A window of Ptychodera flava strain L36383 chromosome 1, AS_Pfla_20210202, whole genome shotgun sequence contains these coding sequences:
- the LOC139137985 gene encoding mitogen-activated protein kinase kinase kinase kinase 4-like, translated as MDKCMERHLVHEQKRDKKFEDVERKREEREAEYERMLQEEKQRMWDFEERRLRFEREQQELNRQHGMQMFRMFLQFAQRDHGANYYNSSPQPHHTSPPPPTSVQSPSAPHSQQPLFEVYHQRNPVSFIAMQQPPVLHELYDQDVFSDSILSDSINVITNK; from the coding sequence ATGGACAAGTGCATGGAGAGACACCTAGTACATGAGCAGAAACGTGACAAAAAGTTTGAAGATGTCGAAAGAAAGAGAGAAGAAAGAGAAGCAGAATATGAGAGGATGCTACAGGAAGAAAAGCAGAGGATGTGGGATTTTGAAGAGAGGCGACTGAGATTTGAAAGGGAACAACAAGAGTTAAATAGGCAACATGGAATGCAAATGTTTAGAATGTTTCTTCAGTTTGCACAAAGAGATCATGGTGCAAATTATTACAATTCAAGCCCTCAACCACACCATActtcaccaccaccaccaacatcAGTACAGTCACCATCAGCACCACACTCTCAGCAACCACTGTTTGAAGTATACCACCAAAGAAACCCTGTCAGTTTCATTGCAATGCAGCAACCACCTGTATTACATGAATTATATGATCAAGATGTCTTCAGTGATAGTATTCTGTCTGACTCCATTAATGtgattacaaacaaataa